Proteins from a single region of Acinonyx jubatus isolate Ajub_Pintada_27869175 chromosome D3, VMU_Ajub_asm_v1.0, whole genome shotgun sequence:
- the TRIAP1 gene encoding TP53-regulated inhibitor of apoptosis 1: MNSVGEACTDMKREYDQCFNRWFAEKFLKGDGSGDPCTDLFKRYQQCVQKAIKEKEIPIEGLEFMGHGKEKPESSS, encoded by the exons ATGAACAGCGTAGGGGAGGCCTGCACTGACATGAAGCGCGAGTACGACCAGTGCTTTAATCGCTGGTTTGCCGAGAAGTTCCTCAAGGGGGACGGCTCCGGGGACCCGTGCACCGACCTCTTCAAGCGCTACCAGCAGTGTGTTCAG AAAGCAATAAAGGAGAAGGAGATCCCCATTGAAGGACTGGAATTCATGGGCCATGGCAAAGAAAAGCCTGAAAGCTCTTCTTGA
- the GATC gene encoding glutamyl-tRNA(Gln) amidotransferase subunit C, mitochondrial: protein MWARAVLLGHRSWMGWHRGFTSKTDPQGSGRVTAEVIEHLERLALVDFGSQEAVARLEKAIAFADRLRAVDTDGVEPMESVLEDRCLYLRSDNVVEGNCVEELLQNAHRVVEEYFVAPPGNISLPKQDEQQPFSHN from the exons ATGTGGGCGCGTGCGGTGTTGCTGGGCCATCGGTCCTGGATGGGCTGGCACCGGGGCTTCACCTCCAAGACGGATCCTCAG GGTAGTGGCCGTGTCACGGCTGAGGTGATCGAGCACCTGGAGCGTCTAGCGCTTGTGGACTTCGGCAGCCAAGAGGCCGTGGCACGACTGGAGAAAGCCATCGCCTTTGCCGACAGGCTCCGCGCCGTGGACACGGACGGGGTGGAGCCCATGGAATCAGTATTGGAGGACAG ATGTCTGTACTTGAGATCTGACAATGTGGTAGAAGGCAACTGTGTTGAAGAACTACTACAAAATGCCCATCGAGTTGTGGAGGAGTATTTTGTGGCTCCCCCAG GTAATATCTCTTTGCCAAAGCAGGATGAACAACAGCCCTTTTCACACAACTGA
- the LOC106971690 gene encoding cytochrome c oxidase subunit 6A1, mitochondrial codes for MVVAAASRFSGLLGRSGAQLGRSMSSGAHGEEGSARMWKALTYFVALPGVGVSMLNVFLKSHHGEHERPEFVAYPHLRIRSKPFPWGDGNHTLFHNSHVNPLPTGYEDE; via the exons ATGGTGGTGGCAGCTGCGTCCCGGTTTTCGGGGCTGCTAGGTCGGTCCGGGGCACAGCTGGGGCGGTCCATGTCGAGTGGCGCCCACGGCGAGGAGGGCTCAG CTCGCATGTGGAAGGCCCTCACCTACTTCGTAGCTCTTCCTGGCGTGGGAGTGAGCATGCTGAACGTCTTCCTGAAGTCGCATCACGGAGAGCACGAGAGACCCGAGTTCGTCGCCTACCCCCATCTCCGCATCAGGTCCAAG CCCTTTCCCTGGGGAGATGGTAATCATACTCTATTCCATAACTCTCACGTGAATCCACTTCCGACCGGCTATGAAGATGAATAA